The following proteins are encoded in a genomic region of Tenebrio molitor chromosome 7, icTenMoli1.1, whole genome shotgun sequence:
- the Herc4 gene encoding probable E3 ubiquitin-protein ligase HERC4 isoform X1, with amino-acid sequence MFNSAVKVLYTVKIVRTQVKNQCDKLFKVEKKKSGMGLCLFKQWFRFKKKEEKKISELADSASDRSVLDEMFAWGSTIHGELGLGGIEEEHIQTPKPLDWFEAKSVIKAALGDNHTLFLTKDGKVYSCGSNDYGQLGHDQPRKRPRMSIFKLVSGLDAHPITNIACGSMHSMALNQWGEVFSWGSDNYGQLGHQLGGTLQIVPKLVKSLAPYHIIQIAAGQKHSIALTNAGEILVWGANDCGQLGLGTVTPYEATPTCVSTLFGIPIALIACGANHTFAVSTSGAIFGWGKNTHGQLGLNDTASKQFPTQLRTLRNSRVRYISCGDEFSTFLTLDGGVFSCGAGMYGQLGHGSHSNEILPRQILELMGSTITQVSCGRQHALAFVPSRGRVYSYGLGGAGQLGLRKPSNASTPQVVLGPWVSPSGVPVVPSPSNVNIVIKRIYAGGDHCFVSVTDKKSNIAPSDFRDYDTQSQILTLSVGSLEPCVKIPVNGQVDQELLKYLEVVFKSLASLNGSFLTKNYEHYYCTSKHHGVDMAHAEQAFSIIAKLENASIKELIWNCIVDDIVNKLSPSPPDVETLRIYLILPLYHEFNNPRQHLKLHKPFASALLKLGPQASKVIGMWWSTMSSDYFEKLIRNFKSVVSFILRNQRIPEHKTVFYDLSLVAMLDTLTYLNKLNHNVEGLKVPYDTFHISELEDYLDIRVDYFMWLTDSNSGKLFLCNYPFIFDAQAKTLLLQTDQELQMRKAMQDAAQLALTQFLFSPTTEPVIVQFLVLNVSRDHIVRDALQELSSADSVDLKKPLKIKFHGEEAEDAGGVRKEFFMLLLREILDPKYGMFKEYEETRALWFSECSFEDESIYFLIGTICGLAIYNFTIIDMPFPLALYKKLLNEPVQLVDLKSLSPMMANSLQNLLDYTGTDLQDTFSLFFEISRNDFGEEKVVELKPNGSKIPVTQDNKQEYVNLYIDYIFNTSIKKKYTAFHEGFMRVCGGRVLQLFHSHELMAVVVGNENYDWTALEDSAEYKNGYSSSDKTIRWFWQVIHEMSLQDKKKFLLFLTGSDRIPIQGMKAIKIVIQPTNDEKFLPVAHTCFNLLDLPRYKTKERLRYKLMQAIQQTQGFSLV; translated from the exons atGTTCAACTCGGCTGTGAAAGTCCTCTACACtgtaaaaattgttagaaCACAGGTCAAAAATCA GTGCGACAAGTTATTCAAAGTGGAGAAGAAAAAATCAGGCATGGGTCTGTGCTTGTTCAAGCAATGGTTCag GttcaagaaaaaagaagagaaaaagATAAGTGAGTTGGCCGACAGTGCATCAGACAGATCGGTGTTAGACGAAATGTTTGCGTGGGGGAGCACGATACACGGGGAATTGGGGTTAGGTGGGATTGAAGAGGAACACATTCAAACACCAAAACCTCTAGACTGGTTTGAAGCAAAATCTGTGATTAAAGCTGCCTTAGGAGATAACCACACTCTTTTCTTGACCAAAGATGGAAAGGTTTATTCTTGTGGGAGCAATGATTATGGTCAGCTAGGGCACGATCAGCCTAGAAAAAGGCCACGTATGTCAATATTTA AATTAGTCTCCGGTCTGGATGCTCATCCGATAACAAACATAGCTTGTGGCTCCATGCATTCAATGGCCTTGAACCAGTGGGGCGAAGTTTTTTCATGGGGCTCAGATAATTACGGTCAATTGGGCCACCAACTCGGCGGAACTCTCCAAATAGTTCCAAAACTTGTAAAATCACTAGCCCCATACCACATTATTCAAATAGCAGCAGGACAAAAACACTCAATCGCTTTAACAAATG CTGGGGAAATACTCGTATGGGGGGCCAACGACTGCGGACAACTCGGACTGGGCACGGTGACCCCGTACGAAGCGACACCAACTTGCGTCAGCACTTTGTTCGGCATACCGATAGCGCTGATAGCGTGCGGGGCCAACCACACCTTCGCCGTCTCCACATCCGGGGCGATATTCGGTTGGGGGAAGAACACCCACGGCCAGTTGGGCCTCAACGACACCGCCTCCAAACAGTTCCCGACCCAACTGCGCACCTTGAGGAACAGCCGGGTCCGCTACATCTCGTGCGGCGACGAATTTTCCACCTTTTTGACGCTAGATGGCGGCGTGTTTTCCTGCGGTGCCGGCATGTACGGCCAGCTGGGCCACGGCAGCCACTCCAACGAGATTCTACCCCGACAA ATTTTGGAACTGATGGGCTCCACCATCACTCAGGTCTCGTGCGGTCGCCAGCACGCTCTAGCATTCGTCCCGTCGCGGGGCCGCGTCTACAGCTACGGCCTCGGGGGCGCGGGACAGCTAGGCCTCCGCAAACCCAGCAACGCCTCGACCCCGCAAGTGGTCCTGGGCCCGTGGGTTTCTCCCAGCGGCGTCCCAGTGGTGCCGTCGCCGTCCAACGTCAACATAGTCATCAAGCGGATTTACGCCGGCGGCGATCACTGCTTCGTCTCGGTCACGGACAAGAAATCCAACATTGCTCCCTCCGACTTCAGGGATTACGACACACAAAGTCAGATTTTGACTCTCAGCGTTGGTAGTTTGGAGCCGTGCGTTAAAATTCCCGTGAACGGACAAGTGGACCAAGAGCTCTTGAAGTATTTGGAGGTGGTGTTCAAGAGTCTGGCGTCTCTGAACGGATCTTTCTTGACCAAAAATTACGAACACTATTACTGCACCAGTAAACACCACGGGGTAGACATGGCGCACGCCGAACAAGCATTTTCAATAATAGCCAAACTCGAGAACGCTAGCATCAAAGAACTG ATATGGAACTGTATAGTGGACGACATCGTAAACAAATTGTCGCCGTCACCACCAGATGTAGAAACTTTAAGAATTTATCTGATCCTCCCTCTGTATCACGAATTTAACAATCCCAGGCAACACTTGAAGCTGCACAAACCGTTCGCGAGTGCACTGTTAAAGCTTGGCCCGCAAGCAAGCAAGGTTATTGGTATGTGGTGGAGTACTATGAGTAGCGACTATTTCGAGAAATTGATCCGAAACTTCAAGtctgttgtcagttttataCTGAGAAATCAAAGAATCCCAGAACACAAA ACCGTGTTTTACGATCTCAGTCTTGTAGCGATGTTAGATACTTTAACTTATTTAAACAAACTTAATCATAACGTGGAGGGTTTGAAAGTTCCGTACGATACATTTCACATATCAGAGTTGGAAGACTACTTGGACATTCGAGTGGACTACTTCATGTGGCTTACAGATTCAAAC AGCGGCAAACTCTTCCTTTGCAACTATCCTTTCATCTTCGACGCCCAAGCGAAGACCCTACTCTTGCAAACCGATCAAGAACTACAA ATGCGGAAAGCGATGCAAGACGCCGCCCAACTCGCCCTGACACAGTTCCTCTTCAGTCCAACAACCGAACCGGTGATCGTTCAGTTCTTAGTTTTGAACGTGTCCCGCGACCATATAGTCCGCGACGCGCTCCAAGAACTAAGCAGCGCCGACAGTGTTGACTTGAAGAAGCCTCTCAAGATCAAATTTCACGGAGAGGAGGCGGAAGACGCCGGAGGTGTGCGCAAGGAATTCTTCATGTTGTTGTTGAGGGAAATCCTGGACCCGAAGTACGGAATGTTCAAAGAATACGAAGAAACTAGAGCGTTGTGGTTCTCGGAGTGTTCGTTCGAAGACGAATCGATTTATTTTCTCATTG GAACTATCTGTGGTCTCGCCATTTACAACTTCACAATAATAGACATGCCATTCCCGTTAGCTCTCTACAAAAAGTTGCTCAACGAGCCGGTGCAATTGGTCGACTTGAAGAGTCTCTCGCCTATGATGGCCAACTCACTGCAAAATCTACTGGATTACACGGGCACGGATCTGCAAGACACGTTTTCGCTGTTCTTCGAAATTAGCAGGAACGATTTCGGCGAAGAAAAAGTCGTCGAATTAAAACCCAACGGTTCAAAAATTCCCGTAACGCAGGATAACAA ACAAGAGTACGTCAATCTCTACATCGATTACATTTTCAACACCTCCATCAAGAAAAAGTACACCGCGTTTCACGAAGGCTTCATGAGAGTGTGCGGTGGACGAGTTCTCCAGCTCTTCCACTCGCACGAGCTGATGGCGGTGGTCGtgggaaatgaaaattacgaCTGGACGGCCCTCGAAGACTCGGCCGAGTACAAAAACGGTTACAGTTCTTCGGACAAGACGATCCGGTGGTTTTGGCAGGTGATACACGAGATGTCGCTGCAAGACAAGaagaaatttttgttgttcttgaccGGGAGCGACAGAATTCCCATCCAGGGGATGAAAGCCATCAAA ATCGTCATACAACCGACGAACGACGAAAAGTTTCTGCCTGTCGCCCACACCTGTTTCAACCTACTGGATCTGCCCAGGTACAAAACGAAAGAGAGGCTCAGGTACAAATTAATGCAAGCCATTCAACAAACACAGGGATTTTCATTAGTCTGa
- the Herc4 gene encoding probable E3 ubiquitin-protein ligase HERC4 isoform X2 — protein MFNSAVKVLYTVKIVRTQVKNQCDKLFKVEKKKSGMGLCLFKQWFRFKKKEEKKISELADSASDRSVLDEMFAWGSTIHGELGLGGIEEEHIQTPKPLDWFEAKSVIKAALGDNHTLFLTKDGKVYSCGSNDYGQLGHDQPRKRPQLVSGLDAHPITNIACGSMHSMALNQWGEVFSWGSDNYGQLGHQLGGTLQIVPKLVKSLAPYHIIQIAAGQKHSIALTNAGEILVWGANDCGQLGLGTVTPYEATPTCVSTLFGIPIALIACGANHTFAVSTSGAIFGWGKNTHGQLGLNDTASKQFPTQLRTLRNSRVRYISCGDEFSTFLTLDGGVFSCGAGMYGQLGHGSHSNEILPRQILELMGSTITQVSCGRQHALAFVPSRGRVYSYGLGGAGQLGLRKPSNASTPQVVLGPWVSPSGVPVVPSPSNVNIVIKRIYAGGDHCFVSVTDKKSNIAPSDFRDYDTQSQILTLSVGSLEPCVKIPVNGQVDQELLKYLEVVFKSLASLNGSFLTKNYEHYYCTSKHHGVDMAHAEQAFSIIAKLENASIKELIWNCIVDDIVNKLSPSPPDVETLRIYLILPLYHEFNNPRQHLKLHKPFASALLKLGPQASKVIGMWWSTMSSDYFEKLIRNFKSVVSFILRNQRIPEHKTVFYDLSLVAMLDTLTYLNKLNHNVEGLKVPYDTFHISELEDYLDIRVDYFMWLTDSNSGKLFLCNYPFIFDAQAKTLLLQTDQELQMRKAMQDAAQLALTQFLFSPTTEPVIVQFLVLNVSRDHIVRDALQELSSADSVDLKKPLKIKFHGEEAEDAGGVRKEFFMLLLREILDPKYGMFKEYEETRALWFSECSFEDESIYFLIGTICGLAIYNFTIIDMPFPLALYKKLLNEPVQLVDLKSLSPMMANSLQNLLDYTGTDLQDTFSLFFEISRNDFGEEKVVELKPNGSKIPVTQDNKQEYVNLYIDYIFNTSIKKKYTAFHEGFMRVCGGRVLQLFHSHELMAVVVGNENYDWTALEDSAEYKNGYSSSDKTIRWFWQVIHEMSLQDKKKFLLFLTGSDRIPIQGMKAIKIVIQPTNDEKFLPVAHTCFNLLDLPRYKTKERLRYKLMQAIQQTQGFSLV, from the exons atGTTCAACTCGGCTGTGAAAGTCCTCTACACtgtaaaaattgttagaaCACAGGTCAAAAATCA GTGCGACAAGTTATTCAAAGTGGAGAAGAAAAAATCAGGCATGGGTCTGTGCTTGTTCAAGCAATGGTTCag GttcaagaaaaaagaagagaaaaagATAAGTGAGTTGGCCGACAGTGCATCAGACAGATCGGTGTTAGACGAAATGTTTGCGTGGGGGAGCACGATACACGGGGAATTGGGGTTAGGTGGGATTGAAGAGGAACACATTCAAACACCAAAACCTCTAGACTGGTTTGAAGCAAAATCTGTGATTAAAGCTGCCTTAGGAGATAACCACACTCTTTTCTTGACCAAAGATGGAAAGGTTTATTCTTGTGGGAGCAATGATTATGGTCAGCTAGGGCACGATCAGCCTAGAAAAAGGCCAC AATTAGTCTCCGGTCTGGATGCTCATCCGATAACAAACATAGCTTGTGGCTCCATGCATTCAATGGCCTTGAACCAGTGGGGCGAAGTTTTTTCATGGGGCTCAGATAATTACGGTCAATTGGGCCACCAACTCGGCGGAACTCTCCAAATAGTTCCAAAACTTGTAAAATCACTAGCCCCATACCACATTATTCAAATAGCAGCAGGACAAAAACACTCAATCGCTTTAACAAATG CTGGGGAAATACTCGTATGGGGGGCCAACGACTGCGGACAACTCGGACTGGGCACGGTGACCCCGTACGAAGCGACACCAACTTGCGTCAGCACTTTGTTCGGCATACCGATAGCGCTGATAGCGTGCGGGGCCAACCACACCTTCGCCGTCTCCACATCCGGGGCGATATTCGGTTGGGGGAAGAACACCCACGGCCAGTTGGGCCTCAACGACACCGCCTCCAAACAGTTCCCGACCCAACTGCGCACCTTGAGGAACAGCCGGGTCCGCTACATCTCGTGCGGCGACGAATTTTCCACCTTTTTGACGCTAGATGGCGGCGTGTTTTCCTGCGGTGCCGGCATGTACGGCCAGCTGGGCCACGGCAGCCACTCCAACGAGATTCTACCCCGACAA ATTTTGGAACTGATGGGCTCCACCATCACTCAGGTCTCGTGCGGTCGCCAGCACGCTCTAGCATTCGTCCCGTCGCGGGGCCGCGTCTACAGCTACGGCCTCGGGGGCGCGGGACAGCTAGGCCTCCGCAAACCCAGCAACGCCTCGACCCCGCAAGTGGTCCTGGGCCCGTGGGTTTCTCCCAGCGGCGTCCCAGTGGTGCCGTCGCCGTCCAACGTCAACATAGTCATCAAGCGGATTTACGCCGGCGGCGATCACTGCTTCGTCTCGGTCACGGACAAGAAATCCAACATTGCTCCCTCCGACTTCAGGGATTACGACACACAAAGTCAGATTTTGACTCTCAGCGTTGGTAGTTTGGAGCCGTGCGTTAAAATTCCCGTGAACGGACAAGTGGACCAAGAGCTCTTGAAGTATTTGGAGGTGGTGTTCAAGAGTCTGGCGTCTCTGAACGGATCTTTCTTGACCAAAAATTACGAACACTATTACTGCACCAGTAAACACCACGGGGTAGACATGGCGCACGCCGAACAAGCATTTTCAATAATAGCCAAACTCGAGAACGCTAGCATCAAAGAACTG ATATGGAACTGTATAGTGGACGACATCGTAAACAAATTGTCGCCGTCACCACCAGATGTAGAAACTTTAAGAATTTATCTGATCCTCCCTCTGTATCACGAATTTAACAATCCCAGGCAACACTTGAAGCTGCACAAACCGTTCGCGAGTGCACTGTTAAAGCTTGGCCCGCAAGCAAGCAAGGTTATTGGTATGTGGTGGAGTACTATGAGTAGCGACTATTTCGAGAAATTGATCCGAAACTTCAAGtctgttgtcagttttataCTGAGAAATCAAAGAATCCCAGAACACAAA ACCGTGTTTTACGATCTCAGTCTTGTAGCGATGTTAGATACTTTAACTTATTTAAACAAACTTAATCATAACGTGGAGGGTTTGAAAGTTCCGTACGATACATTTCACATATCAGAGTTGGAAGACTACTTGGACATTCGAGTGGACTACTTCATGTGGCTTACAGATTCAAAC AGCGGCAAACTCTTCCTTTGCAACTATCCTTTCATCTTCGACGCCCAAGCGAAGACCCTACTCTTGCAAACCGATCAAGAACTACAA ATGCGGAAAGCGATGCAAGACGCCGCCCAACTCGCCCTGACACAGTTCCTCTTCAGTCCAACAACCGAACCGGTGATCGTTCAGTTCTTAGTTTTGAACGTGTCCCGCGACCATATAGTCCGCGACGCGCTCCAAGAACTAAGCAGCGCCGACAGTGTTGACTTGAAGAAGCCTCTCAAGATCAAATTTCACGGAGAGGAGGCGGAAGACGCCGGAGGTGTGCGCAAGGAATTCTTCATGTTGTTGTTGAGGGAAATCCTGGACCCGAAGTACGGAATGTTCAAAGAATACGAAGAAACTAGAGCGTTGTGGTTCTCGGAGTGTTCGTTCGAAGACGAATCGATTTATTTTCTCATTG GAACTATCTGTGGTCTCGCCATTTACAACTTCACAATAATAGACATGCCATTCCCGTTAGCTCTCTACAAAAAGTTGCTCAACGAGCCGGTGCAATTGGTCGACTTGAAGAGTCTCTCGCCTATGATGGCCAACTCACTGCAAAATCTACTGGATTACACGGGCACGGATCTGCAAGACACGTTTTCGCTGTTCTTCGAAATTAGCAGGAACGATTTCGGCGAAGAAAAAGTCGTCGAATTAAAACCCAACGGTTCAAAAATTCCCGTAACGCAGGATAACAA ACAAGAGTACGTCAATCTCTACATCGATTACATTTTCAACACCTCCATCAAGAAAAAGTACACCGCGTTTCACGAAGGCTTCATGAGAGTGTGCGGTGGACGAGTTCTCCAGCTCTTCCACTCGCACGAGCTGATGGCGGTGGTCGtgggaaatgaaaattacgaCTGGACGGCCCTCGAAGACTCGGCCGAGTACAAAAACGGTTACAGTTCTTCGGACAAGACGATCCGGTGGTTTTGGCAGGTGATACACGAGATGTCGCTGCAAGACAAGaagaaatttttgttgttcttgaccGGGAGCGACAGAATTCCCATCCAGGGGATGAAAGCCATCAAA ATCGTCATACAACCGACGAACGACGAAAAGTTTCTGCCTGTCGCCCACACCTGTTTCAACCTACTGGATCTGCCCAGGTACAAAACGAAAGAGAGGCTCAGGTACAAATTAATGCAAGCCATTCAACAAACACAGGGATTTTCATTAGTCTGa
- the Herc4 gene encoding probable E3 ubiquitin-protein ligase HERC4 isoform X3 — MGLCLFKQWFRFKKKEEKKISELADSASDRSVLDEMFAWGSTIHGELGLGGIEEEHIQTPKPLDWFEAKSVIKAALGDNHTLFLTKDGKVYSCGSNDYGQLGHDQPRKRPRMSIFKLVSGLDAHPITNIACGSMHSMALNQWGEVFSWGSDNYGQLGHQLGGTLQIVPKLVKSLAPYHIIQIAAGQKHSIALTNAGEILVWGANDCGQLGLGTVTPYEATPTCVSTLFGIPIALIACGANHTFAVSTSGAIFGWGKNTHGQLGLNDTASKQFPTQLRTLRNSRVRYISCGDEFSTFLTLDGGVFSCGAGMYGQLGHGSHSNEILPRQILELMGSTITQVSCGRQHALAFVPSRGRVYSYGLGGAGQLGLRKPSNASTPQVVLGPWVSPSGVPVVPSPSNVNIVIKRIYAGGDHCFVSVTDKKSNIAPSDFRDYDTQSQILTLSVGSLEPCVKIPVNGQVDQELLKYLEVVFKSLASLNGSFLTKNYEHYYCTSKHHGVDMAHAEQAFSIIAKLENASIKELIWNCIVDDIVNKLSPSPPDVETLRIYLILPLYHEFNNPRQHLKLHKPFASALLKLGPQASKVIGMWWSTMSSDYFEKLIRNFKSVVSFILRNQRIPEHKTVFYDLSLVAMLDTLTYLNKLNHNVEGLKVPYDTFHISELEDYLDIRVDYFMWLTDSNSGKLFLCNYPFIFDAQAKTLLLQTDQELQMRKAMQDAAQLALTQFLFSPTTEPVIVQFLVLNVSRDHIVRDALQELSSADSVDLKKPLKIKFHGEEAEDAGGVRKEFFMLLLREILDPKYGMFKEYEETRALWFSECSFEDESIYFLIGTICGLAIYNFTIIDMPFPLALYKKLLNEPVQLVDLKSLSPMMANSLQNLLDYTGTDLQDTFSLFFEISRNDFGEEKVVELKPNGSKIPVTQDNKQEYVNLYIDYIFNTSIKKKYTAFHEGFMRVCGGRVLQLFHSHELMAVVVGNENYDWTALEDSAEYKNGYSSSDKTIRWFWQVIHEMSLQDKKKFLLFLTGSDRIPIQGMKAIKIVIQPTNDEKFLPVAHTCFNLLDLPRYKTKERLRYKLMQAIQQTQGFSLV, encoded by the exons ATGGGTCTGTGCTTGTTCAAGCAATGGTTCag GttcaagaaaaaagaagagaaaaagATAAGTGAGTTGGCCGACAGTGCATCAGACAGATCGGTGTTAGACGAAATGTTTGCGTGGGGGAGCACGATACACGGGGAATTGGGGTTAGGTGGGATTGAAGAGGAACACATTCAAACACCAAAACCTCTAGACTGGTTTGAAGCAAAATCTGTGATTAAAGCTGCCTTAGGAGATAACCACACTCTTTTCTTGACCAAAGATGGAAAGGTTTATTCTTGTGGGAGCAATGATTATGGTCAGCTAGGGCACGATCAGCCTAGAAAAAGGCCACGTATGTCAATATTTA AATTAGTCTCCGGTCTGGATGCTCATCCGATAACAAACATAGCTTGTGGCTCCATGCATTCAATGGCCTTGAACCAGTGGGGCGAAGTTTTTTCATGGGGCTCAGATAATTACGGTCAATTGGGCCACCAACTCGGCGGAACTCTCCAAATAGTTCCAAAACTTGTAAAATCACTAGCCCCATACCACATTATTCAAATAGCAGCAGGACAAAAACACTCAATCGCTTTAACAAATG CTGGGGAAATACTCGTATGGGGGGCCAACGACTGCGGACAACTCGGACTGGGCACGGTGACCCCGTACGAAGCGACACCAACTTGCGTCAGCACTTTGTTCGGCATACCGATAGCGCTGATAGCGTGCGGGGCCAACCACACCTTCGCCGTCTCCACATCCGGGGCGATATTCGGTTGGGGGAAGAACACCCACGGCCAGTTGGGCCTCAACGACACCGCCTCCAAACAGTTCCCGACCCAACTGCGCACCTTGAGGAACAGCCGGGTCCGCTACATCTCGTGCGGCGACGAATTTTCCACCTTTTTGACGCTAGATGGCGGCGTGTTTTCCTGCGGTGCCGGCATGTACGGCCAGCTGGGCCACGGCAGCCACTCCAACGAGATTCTACCCCGACAA ATTTTGGAACTGATGGGCTCCACCATCACTCAGGTCTCGTGCGGTCGCCAGCACGCTCTAGCATTCGTCCCGTCGCGGGGCCGCGTCTACAGCTACGGCCTCGGGGGCGCGGGACAGCTAGGCCTCCGCAAACCCAGCAACGCCTCGACCCCGCAAGTGGTCCTGGGCCCGTGGGTTTCTCCCAGCGGCGTCCCAGTGGTGCCGTCGCCGTCCAACGTCAACATAGTCATCAAGCGGATTTACGCCGGCGGCGATCACTGCTTCGTCTCGGTCACGGACAAGAAATCCAACATTGCTCCCTCCGACTTCAGGGATTACGACACACAAAGTCAGATTTTGACTCTCAGCGTTGGTAGTTTGGAGCCGTGCGTTAAAATTCCCGTGAACGGACAAGTGGACCAAGAGCTCTTGAAGTATTTGGAGGTGGTGTTCAAGAGTCTGGCGTCTCTGAACGGATCTTTCTTGACCAAAAATTACGAACACTATTACTGCACCAGTAAACACCACGGGGTAGACATGGCGCACGCCGAACAAGCATTTTCAATAATAGCCAAACTCGAGAACGCTAGCATCAAAGAACTG ATATGGAACTGTATAGTGGACGACATCGTAAACAAATTGTCGCCGTCACCACCAGATGTAGAAACTTTAAGAATTTATCTGATCCTCCCTCTGTATCACGAATTTAACAATCCCAGGCAACACTTGAAGCTGCACAAACCGTTCGCGAGTGCACTGTTAAAGCTTGGCCCGCAAGCAAGCAAGGTTATTGGTATGTGGTGGAGTACTATGAGTAGCGACTATTTCGAGAAATTGATCCGAAACTTCAAGtctgttgtcagttttataCTGAGAAATCAAAGAATCCCAGAACACAAA ACCGTGTTTTACGATCTCAGTCTTGTAGCGATGTTAGATACTTTAACTTATTTAAACAAACTTAATCATAACGTGGAGGGTTTGAAAGTTCCGTACGATACATTTCACATATCAGAGTTGGAAGACTACTTGGACATTCGAGTGGACTACTTCATGTGGCTTACAGATTCAAAC AGCGGCAAACTCTTCCTTTGCAACTATCCTTTCATCTTCGACGCCCAAGCGAAGACCCTACTCTTGCAAACCGATCAAGAACTACAA ATGCGGAAAGCGATGCAAGACGCCGCCCAACTCGCCCTGACACAGTTCCTCTTCAGTCCAACAACCGAACCGGTGATCGTTCAGTTCTTAGTTTTGAACGTGTCCCGCGACCATATAGTCCGCGACGCGCTCCAAGAACTAAGCAGCGCCGACAGTGTTGACTTGAAGAAGCCTCTCAAGATCAAATTTCACGGAGAGGAGGCGGAAGACGCCGGAGGTGTGCGCAAGGAATTCTTCATGTTGTTGTTGAGGGAAATCCTGGACCCGAAGTACGGAATGTTCAAAGAATACGAAGAAACTAGAGCGTTGTGGTTCTCGGAGTGTTCGTTCGAAGACGAATCGATTTATTTTCTCATTG GAACTATCTGTGGTCTCGCCATTTACAACTTCACAATAATAGACATGCCATTCCCGTTAGCTCTCTACAAAAAGTTGCTCAACGAGCCGGTGCAATTGGTCGACTTGAAGAGTCTCTCGCCTATGATGGCCAACTCACTGCAAAATCTACTGGATTACACGGGCACGGATCTGCAAGACACGTTTTCGCTGTTCTTCGAAATTAGCAGGAACGATTTCGGCGAAGAAAAAGTCGTCGAATTAAAACCCAACGGTTCAAAAATTCCCGTAACGCAGGATAACAA ACAAGAGTACGTCAATCTCTACATCGATTACATTTTCAACACCTCCATCAAGAAAAAGTACACCGCGTTTCACGAAGGCTTCATGAGAGTGTGCGGTGGACGAGTTCTCCAGCTCTTCCACTCGCACGAGCTGATGGCGGTGGTCGtgggaaatgaaaattacgaCTGGACGGCCCTCGAAGACTCGGCCGAGTACAAAAACGGTTACAGTTCTTCGGACAAGACGATCCGGTGGTTTTGGCAGGTGATACACGAGATGTCGCTGCAAGACAAGaagaaatttttgttgttcttgaccGGGAGCGACAGAATTCCCATCCAGGGGATGAAAGCCATCAAA ATCGTCATACAACCGACGAACGACGAAAAGTTTCTGCCTGTCGCCCACACCTGTTTCAACCTACTGGATCTGCCCAGGTACAAAACGAAAGAGAGGCTCAGGTACAAATTAATGCAAGCCATTCAACAAACACAGGGATTTTCATTAGTCTGa